The following are encoded in a window of Pyrenophora tritici-repentis strain M4 chromosome 6, whole genome shotgun sequence genomic DNA:
- a CDS encoding protein containing SET domain protein, whose product MSFYTISILFLVPLSALAHSSTCPGKPASNQLQYSVCPGPPGVYVVESSQGKGLGVFAVHDLDVGDIVMREAPVLKIQFPQVPRGGVYPMDAVSRLVHHEFDALSPQQQEEVLSLTYYTKGANTTEEDKLATIFRTNAYMTDDKVGLFPKIARINHSCRPNTGYTWSKRLNKRVVFATRKIKAGEEFFVSYISLAMPQEDRQKHLNKYGFKCQCDACSRDKAVSDNRRITISRAFARFEHRLTIEPPQSKAGKREALKNAQVSIQLSQLVQEEGLADYYAKAYRIVAITHGRVEDWQSAATWANKAYEIRYMEDPDSSLTNEMAQLTGLYISNWQSQLKYVTPSA is encoded by the coding sequence ATGTCTTTCTACACTATTTCCATCTTGTTTCTTGTGCCCTTATCGGCTCTCGCCCATAGCTCAACATGTCCAGGCAAGCCTGCCTCGAACCAACTTCAGTACTCTGTTTGCCCAGGACCACCAGGCGTCTACGTAGTCGAGTCGAGCCAGGGCAAAGGCTTGGGCGTCTTTGCTGTCCACGATCTGGACGTTGGTGACATAGTCATGCGCGAAGCTCCCGTTCTCAAAATCCAGTTTCCCCAAGTCCCAAGAGGAGGTGTATATCCCATGGATGCCGTATCACGACTTGTTCACCACGAATTTGATGCGCTCTCGCCTCAACAACAAGAGGAGGTACTCTCATTGACTTACTACACCAAAGGCGCAAACACAACCGAAGAGGACAAGCTCGCCACCATATTCCGCACCAATGCGTACATGACAGACGACAAAGTCGGCTTGTTTCCCAAGATTGCGCGCATTAATCACTCTTGCCGGCCCAACACGGGCTATACTTGGAGCAAGAGGTTGAACAAGCGCGTGGTATTCGCGACGAGGAAAATCAAGGCTGGAGAGGAGTTTTTCGTATCTTACATCTCCCTAGCCATGCCGCAAGAGGACCGACAGAAGCATCTCAACAAGTATGGTTTCAAGTGCCAATGTGACGCCTGCTCTCGAGACAAAGCGGTCAGCGATAACCGCCGCATCACCATCAGTAGAGCTTTTGCCAGGTTCGAGCACCGCCTTACCATTGAACCTCCGCAATCAAAGGCCGGCAAACGCGAGGCACTCAAAAACGCCCAAGTAAGCATTCAGCTCTCCCAGCTTGTGCAAGAAGAGGGTCTTGCGGATTACTACGCCAAAGCCTACCGCATTGTTGCAATCACCCATGGCCGAGTAGAAGACTGGCAATCAGCAGCTACCTGGGCTAACAAAGCGTACGAAATACGATACATGGAAGATCCCGACTCGTCGCTTACCAACGAGATGGCACAACTCACTGGTCTTTACATTTCGAATTGGCAAAGCCAGCTAAAGTATGTGACGCCCTCAGCATGA
- a CDS encoding WD40 repeat protein has protein sequence MDGLSGAASVIAVIDISAKIASLCYQYSVAVKDAKDDIERVRRKVSDIAHILEKIKQLLNSEDKTRLPTTQGLFSSLEQCLEELKKLEAKLDPGKTRKTMSRFGFRALKWPFTSKQVDKIVLNLEGYEQTFSLALQVDQTVVVFNIDQKLDLARLPIAIGASFNSYNEEHNARCLPNTRTELLDEITTWANNKDGKSIFWLSGMAGTGKSTIARTIAESFADHGQLGASFFFKRGEGERGKASRFFTTIATDLVACEPGMLQGIRKTLDEDPAISNKALKDQFEKLILQPLLGIKQTRPRVSARVVVIDALDECEREADIRAILQLLARTKDLRPVPLRIVVTSRPELHIRLGFKEMANGTYQDLVLHEVPRSTIEHDIRLFLEHELGIIRKERMLASDWPAQQQILALVELAVPLFIYAATVCRYVGSKGSSPTAFLNKVLQYQKATFSQLDRTYLPVLDQLVSEQEEDERETWLQAFREVVGSIVVLESPLPAVSLARLLQVPQEEIQCRLDSLHSVLSVPNNKDAPVRLLHLSFREFLVNPQKQGKSLFWVDEKSTHQKLASRCLELMSGSSGLRQDMCGLSGPGVLRDEIDEQTVAGSLSPDLQYACRYWVDHLKQGGQGMADGDATHLFLQKHFLHWLEAMSLIRESSRCVDLLNSLQALASPSAKLVSAFLHDAKRSVLRFYSVLTDAPLQLYCSALVFAPERSLIRQTFVDQVPEKIKMLSMKEADWDACRSTLEGHSDYVRAVAFSPDGQLVASASNDKTVRLWEAATGTCRSTLEGHFSYIRAVAFSPDGQLVASASNDKTVRLWDAATGTCRSTLEGHSDYVTAVAFSPDGQLVASASDDKTVQLWEAATGTCRSTLEGHSSRVTAVAFSPDGQLVASASDDKTVRLWDAATGTCRSTLEGHSDYVTAVAFSPDGQLVASASNDKTVQLWEAATGTCRSTLEGHSSYIRAVAFSPDGQLVASASWDSTVRLWEAATGTCRSTLEGHSDYVRAVAFSPDGQLVASASDDKTVRLWEAATGTCRSTLESPSVHTAYVNFSPDGQVLRTDRGDISLPQTPVVTSLARPQLQSFYVQVQDQWIFRNQQRFLWLPPEYRPGSTAVFEDMACLGLTSGRVVLLKIF, from the exons ATGGACGGCCTTTCGGGCGCAGCAAGCGTCATCGCGGTAATTGACATATCCGCCAAGATCGCCTCGCTCTGCTACCAGTACTCCGTGGCTGTCAAGGACGCGAAGGATGATATCGAGCGTGTGCGGAGAAAGGTCAGCGACATCGCCCACATCCTGGAGAAGATTAAGCAGCTTCTCAACAGCGAAGACAAGACGCGGCTCCCTACCACTCAGGGCCTGTTTAGCTCGCTCGAACAGTGCCTAGAGGAGCTAAAGAAACTAGAAGCAAAATTAGATCCGGGAAAAACTCGCAAGACTATGAGCCGGTTCGGCTTCCGTGCGCTCAAATGGCCGTTCACGAGTAAGCAGGTGGACAAGATTGTTTTAAACTTGGAAGGATACGAGCAGACATTCAGCTTGGCATTGCAGGTCGATCAGAC AGTCGTTGTGTTCAACATAGACCAGAAGCTAGACCTAGCCAGACTGCCTATCGCGATAGGCGCCTCCTTCAATTCCTACAACGAAGAGCACAACGCACGATGCCTACCGAACACCCGCACCGAGCTGCTAGACGAGATCACAACATGGGCGAACAACAAGGATGGCAAGTCCATATTCTGGTTGAGCGGCATGGCAGGCACGGGAAAGTCTACGATTGCGCGGACAATTGCAGAGTCATTTGCCGATCACGGTCAGCTAGGAGCAAGCTTCTTCTTCAAGAGAGGTGAAGGCGAGCGTGGCAAGGCCTCACGGTTCTTTACTACCATCGCCACTGATCTAGTCGCCTGTGAGCCAGGCATGCTGCAAGGTATTAGGAAGACGCTCGACGAGGACCCGGCTATCTCAAACAAGGCTCTAAAAGACCAGTTCGAGAAGCTGATCCTGCAGCCACTTCTAGGGATAAAGCAGACTCGTCCGCGGGTCTCGGCGCGAGTTGTCGTGATCGACGCGCTAGACGAATGTGAACGCGAAGCAGATATTCGGGCGATCCTCCAGCTTCTCGCTCGGACAAAAGACCTTCGCCCAGTGCCGCTACGGATCGTGGTCACTAGTCGACCAGAGCTCCACATCCGCCTGGGCTTTAAGGAGATGGCGAACGGCACGTACCAAGATCTAGTCCTCCACGAGGTACCAAGGAGCACGATTGAACATGACATCCGTCTTTTCCTAGAGCATGAGCTTGGTATAATACGAAAAGAGCGCATGCTAGCCTCAGACTGGCCAGCGCAACAACAGATCCTCGCGCTGGTTGAGCTGGCTGTGCCGCTGTTCATCTACGCTGCCACCGTATGTCGGTATGTTGGCAGCAAAGGAAGCAGTCCTACGGCTTTTCTGAACAAGGTCCTGCAGTATCAGAAGGCAACCTTTTCGCAGCTAGATCGGACGTACCTCCCTGTGCTCGATCAGCTGGTTAGTGAGCAGGAGGAAGACGAGAGGGAGACGTGGCTTCAGGCTTTCCGAGAAGTTGTCGGCAGTATTGTTGTGCTTGAAAGCCCACTCCCTGCTGTCTCGCTTGCCCGGCTGCTTCAAGTTCCACAAGAAGAGATTCAGTGTCGACTTGACTCTTTGCACTCCGTTCTTAGTGTTCCTAACAACAAGGACGCGCCTGTTCGCCTCTTGCACTTGTCCTTTCGCGAGTTCCTTGTCAACCCCCAGAAACAAGGAAAGAGCCTGTTTTGGGTGGATGAGAAAAGCACACACCAGAAGCTTGCATCTCGCTGCCTTGAGCTTATGTCTGGATCTAGCGGTCTTCGTCAGGACATGTGCGGCCTCTCAGGCCCTGGAGTGCTGAGGGACGAGATAGATGAGCAGACAGTTGCTGGCAGTCTGTCACCTGATCTACAATATGCGTGTCGCTACTGGGTTGATCATCTCAAGCAGGGCGGGCAAGGTATGGCGGACGGAGACGCAACGCACCTCTTTCTGCAGAAGCACTTTCTCCATTGGCTTGAGGCCATGAGCCTAATAAGAGAATCGAGCAGATGCGTTGACTTGCTCAACAGCCTTCAGGCACTTGCCAGC CCATCTGCAAAGCTAGTTTCAGCCTTTCTTCATGACGCCAAGCGGTCCGTGCTGCGGTTCTATTCAGTACTTACAGATGCGCCGCTGCAGCTCTATTGCTCCGCGCTAGTGTTCGCACCAGAGAGGAGCCTGATACGACAAACATTTGTAGACCAAGTGCCAGAAAAGATCAAGATGCTGTCTATGAAAGAAGCAGACTGGGACGCATGTCGCAGCACGCTGGAGGGCCATTCTGACTATGTCAGGGCGGTGGCCTTCTCGCCAGACGGGCAGCTGGTCGCGTCGGCATCCAACGACAAGACAGTACGGCTGTGGGAGGCGGCGACAGGGACGTGTCGCAGCACGCTGGAGGGCCATTTCTCCTATATCAGGGCGGTGGCCTTCTCGCCAGACGGGCAGCTGGTCGCGTCAGCATCCAACGACAAGACAGTACGGCTGTGGGATGCGGCGACAGGGACGTGTCGCAGCACGCTGGAGGGCCATTCTGACTATGTCACGGCGGTGGCCTTCTCGCCAGACGGGCAGCTGGTTGCGTCAGCATCCGACGACAAGACAGTACAGCTGTGGGAGGCGGCGACAGGGACGTGTCGCAGCACGCTAGAGGGCCATTCCTCCAGAGTCACGGCGGTGGCCTTCTCGCCAGACGGGCAGCTGGTCGCGTCAGCATCCGACGACAAGACAGTACGGCTGTGGGATGCGGCGACAGGGACGTGTCGCAGCACGCTGGAGGGCCATTCTGACTATGTCACGGCGGTGGCCTTCTCGCCAGACGGGCAGCTGGTCGCGTCAGCATCCAACGACAAGACAGTACAGCTGTGGGAGGCGGCGACAGGGACGTGTCGCAGCACGCTGGAGGGCCATTCCTCCTATATCAGGGCGGTGGCCTTCTCGCCAGACGGGCAGCTGGTCGCGTCGGCATCCTGGGACAGCACAGTACGGCTGTGGGAGGCGGCGACAGGGACGTGTCGCAGCACGCTGGAGGGCCATTCTGACTATGTCAGGGCGGTGGCCTTCTCGCCAGACGGGCAGCTGGTCGCGTCGGCATCCGACGACAAGACAGTACGGCTGTGGGAGGCGGCGACAGGGACGTGTCGCAGCACGCTGGAAAGCCCTTCTGTTCACACCGCTTATGTCAATTTCTCGCCAGATGGCCAGGTACTTCGCACTGACAGAGGCGATATTTCTTTGCCTCAAACTCCTGTTGTGACATCGCTCGCAAGGCCGCAGCTGCAGTCCTTCTACGTTCAAGTGCAGGATCAGTGGATATTTCGCAACCAGCAACGTTTTCTATGGCTTCCGCCAGAGTATCGACCAGGTTCGACCGCAGTATTCGAGGACATGGCTTGTCTAGGACTTACATCTGGTCGTGTAGTTCTGCTCAAGATTTTCTAG
- a CDS encoding MutL, DNA mismatch repair enzyme (ATPase): MATIKAIEGRSVHQIQSGQVIVDLQSVCKELVENSIDAGATSVEVRFKNYGLDAIEVQDNGSGIAPDDYETIALKHYTSKLATYDDLALLQTFGFRGEALSSLCALSNFHIVTARASDGSKGTRLDFEQSGKLKATSVVAAKQGTTVVVETLFHNLPVRRKELEKNIKREYNKVLQLLNAYACISVGVKFSVSNQIPKG, encoded by the exons ATGGCTACCATCAAAGCCATCGAGGGCCGTTCGGTGCACCAGATACAGTCGGGCCAGGTCATTGTCGACCTGCAGTCTGTCTGCAAAGAACTGGTCGAGAACAGCATCGATGCAGGCGCCACCTCTGTTG AGGTCCGCTTTAAGAATTATGGCCTCGACGCCATAGAAGTGCAAGATAACGGTTCTGGGATTGCCCCTGACGACTACGAAACCATCGCCTTGAAGCACTATACTTCCAAGCTTGCCACATACGACGACCTCGCCTTACTACAGACGTTTGGCTTCCGCGGCGAGGCATTGTCGTCGCTATGTGCCCTTTCCAACTTCCACATTGTCACTGCCCGAGCCTCGGATGGATCCAAAGGTACCAGGCTAGATTTTGAGCAGTCAGGAAAGCTGAAGGCGACTTCGGTCGTGGCAGCTAAGCAGGGTACGACAGTGGTGGTAGAGACACTGTTCCATAATCTTCCCGTAAGGcgcaaggagctcgagaaGAACATCAAGAGAGAGTACAACAAGGTGCTACAGCTACTAAATGCATACGCATGCATCAGTGTGGGCGTCAAGTTCTCAGTGAGCAATCAAATACCAAAAGGGTGA
- a CDS encoding DUF3435 domain containing protein — translation MSLTPAPQRLIDREERTRKKPMRILVLGMCRTGTSTLAVALRKLGYTSHQMRDILTKPSELSLWQEAINVTLLAPADRPSSQRKMAPYSTAEFDKLLADYDVAMDLPSCIFANQLIQAYPDAKVILTTRNYDDWEASMRESIWCLDTWTLFTFCRRFNITQLAPLTQLVHSIFRVHSNNAYGGSAAKTAFNSHYDNVRDMVPKDRLLELNTDDDMSWGPLCKFLGHEVPKEGFPALKEEKAMRSGLEAAWWGMVSYCDERFPDKYAQDPVEFIQAATAADYKAFCNWILDKYPGVQKKSSLHQYWRQAKMLYKRHARKRLHQDLIDDVNKHITKITRKYQLDISPPKRPVLSVDGLLVLLHHNMVLDTTVLPDEEHRILIALLLLFAAYTGARPVSLVDASMKDPAERTTDKVRDPAIRFYDSSEEDEDDTSATESGSSESVPESEQLKSILYEHVTLVAVRVQGRVRLAMWVTLIHTKGEDRKPQPKTFKMYQNKNPLLCPIAHMVALGLHHNAFAASSISSPEAILRAHIPARKSCRIFRWKKDMLQTPVFREPARARGQALSESPATPLRAQTAARYLKRLGRDVGMEQSVTQSCIRRGVGNGVDSSGTVGERDQVMGHSYSEIFQFYINPNVKCDVQAAFLEEPSDKILMKVLGSMSLTRDPLAPTRLEPDDARSIQQDPTVVRLRLRRDALTKEIKDIQQHPELSNGAKRKVELIDRRKAAEADLRQKKKLLRDRLMRRIRQRYFAENDTRELEEEDDLLLDGGDENNPTMVYALKERASVVALLSRSPVDLDEPDALDRRIQLVRYMKELCCRREARRRVTASKALPPTTSEDENVTLPTPLECDRRQCLFCIGDRSLPASQRTFCWSRPSKMMDHIEKIHLYPLEPDSRIPCPHPGCRDNKVVLDGVSHFKAHALRIHKITLRFPKVTSF, via the exons ATGTCTCTCACTCCGGCACCCCAACGACTAATCGACCGTGAGGAACGCACACGGAAGAAACCCATGCGCATTCTCGTCCTCGGCATGTGCCGCACAGGAACATCAACCCTCGCCGTAGCCCTCCGCAAACTAGGCTACACCTCGCACCAAATGCGCGACATCCTCACCAAACCCTCCGAGCTATCTCTCTGGCAAGAAGCAATCAACGTCACGCTCCTCGCACCCGCAGACCGGCCCTCATCCCAACGCAAAATGGCACCCTACAGCACCGCAGAATTCGACAAACTGCTAGCCGACTACGACGTAGCCATGGACCTCCCCAGCTGCATCTTCGCTAACCAACTAATCCAAGCATACCCAGACGCCAAAGTCATCCTCACAACCCGCAACTACGACGACTGGGAAGCCAGCATGCGGGAAAGCATCTGGTGTCTGGATACCTGGACGCTGTTTACCTTTTGCAGACGCTTCAACATCACTCAACTAGCTCCCCTGACCCAACTCGTCCACTCCATCTTCCGCGTTCACAGCAACAATGCGTATGGTGGGTCTGCGGCAAAAACCGCGTTTAACAGCCATTACGACAACGTGCGTGATATGGTGCCTAAAGACCGGCTTTTGGAACTCAACACTGATGACGACATGAGTTGGGGTCCGCTGTGCAAGTTTCTGGGCCATGAGGTACCGAAGGAAGGGTTTCCGGCGCTAAAGGAAGAAAAGGCTATGCGCTCGGGGTTGGAGGCTGCGTGGTGGGGTATGGTGAG CTATTGCGATGAGAGATTTCCTGATAAATATGCTCAAGATCCAGTCGAGTTCATCCAGGCTGCAACTGCAGCCGACTACAAAGCATTCTGCAACTGGATACTAGACAAGTATCCCGGCGTACAAAAGAAGTCCAGTCTGCATCAGTACTGGAGACAAGCGAAGATGCTCTACAAGCGGCACGCACGCAAGCGTTTACATCAAGACCTGATAGATGACGTGAACAAA CATATCACGAAGATTACAAGAAAGTATCAGCTTGATATATCACCACCAAAGAGACCCGTGTTGTCCGTCGACGGCCTGCTTGTGCTGCTACATCACAATATGGTGCTCGACACCACAGTGTTGCCGGATGAAGAACATCGGATACTGATAGCTCTGCTACTCTTGTTTGCCGCGTACACAGGGGCTCGACCTGTCTCACTCGTGGATGCGAGCATGAAGGATCCGGCCGAAAGAACCACCGATAAGGTCAGAGACCCCGCGATTCGTTTCTATGACTCTAGCGAAGAGGATGAAGACGACACGAGCGCGACAGAGTCCGGGTCTAGTGAAAGTGTTCCCGAATCTGAGCAACTGAAGTCAATACTCTACGAGCACGTAACTCTCGTGGCAGTCAGAGTGCAAGGTCGTGTGAGGCTGGCCATGTGGGTTACGCTTATACATACCAAGGGAGAGGACAGGAAGCCGCAACC AAAGACATTCAAAATGTACCAGAACAAGAACCCTTTGCTTTGCCCCATTGCGCACATGGTAGCTCTTGGCCTCCATCACAACGCTTTCGCTGCCTCTTCTATTAGCAGCCCAGAAGCGATATTGCGCGCACACATCCCTGCACGAAAAAGCTGTAGAATATTTCGGTGGAAGAAGGACATGCTGCAGACGCCTGTATTTCGAGAACCTGCTCGGGCTAGGGGTCAGGCGTTGTCAGAAAGCCCAGCTACACCTTTACGAGCGCAAACTGCGGCCCGGTATCTGAAGCGGCTGGGACGAGACGTTGGTATGGAGCAGTCTGTGACGCAATCATGTATCAGGCGCGGAGTAGGCAATGGTGTTGACA GCTCGGGCACAGTGGGCGAGCGCGATCAAGTGATGGGGCACAGCTACTCAGAAATATTCCAGTTCTATATCAACCCGAACGTCAAGTGTGATGTTCAGGCGGCTTTCCTGGAAGAACCCTCCGACAAGATTCTTATGAAGGTGCTCGGCAGTATGTCCTTAACGCGCGACCCGCTGGCACCAACCCGACTTGAACCAGACGATGCCCGCTCAATTCAACAAGACCCTACTGTTGTAAGGTTACGCTTGAGACGAGATGCTTTAACGAAGGAGATAAAAGACATTCAACAGCATCCTGAGCTTAGTAATGGTGCAAAGAGAAAAGTTGAACTCATCGATCGAAGAAAGGCCGCGGAGGCAGACTTGCGTCAGAAAAAGAAGCTGTTGCGCGATCGCCTCATGAGGAGAATTAGACAGCGGTACTTTGCAGAGAATGATACAAGGGAgcttgaggaagaggacgACCTACTTCTCGACGGCGGAGATGAGAACAACCCTACCATGGTTTACGCGCTGAAAGAGCGGGCTAGCGTTGTAGCCTTGCTCTCCAGATCACCTGTTGATCTCGATGAACCTGATGCGCTGGATCGGCGGATACAATTAGTCAGATACATGAAGGAGTTGTGCTGTCGTCGTGAGGCACGGCGACGTGTCACAGCTTCTAAGGCGCTGCCTCCGACCACGAGCGAGGACGAGAATGTGACCTTGCCAACACCTTTGGAGTGTGATAGACGCCAGTGTCTGTTCTGCATAGGCGATAGGAGCCTTCCCGCCTCGCAGCGAACGTTCTGTTGGAGTCGGCCATCGAAGATGATGGATCATATTGAAAAGATCCATCTTTATCCCCTGGAGCCGGATAGCAGGATCCCGTGCCCCCACCCAGGATGCCGAGATAACAAGGTGGTCTTAGATGGTGTATCGCATTTCAAGGCGCACGCCCTAAGAATTCACAAGATTACGCTTCGTTTTCCGAAGGTTACATCTTTCTAG
- a CDS encoding DedD, protein conserved in bacteria yields MRFSTIATAVFAAGVANAQVDSVLSQITSAVGGAPSNAASAISSIGSAVNSNGASITSRVGSEVNSAVSTAEAAASSALSSISSEAASKASSARSALESKTGSLASSAASATSSPSDGAADSAAIPALGAVGAGLFALAGLL; encoded by the coding sequence ATGCGTTTCTCCACCATTGCCACCGCTGTCTTCGCCGCTGGCGTTGCCAACGCCCAGGTCGACTCAGTCCTCTCCCAGATCACCTCGGCCGTCGGCGGTGCCCCATCCAACGCTGCCTCAGCCATCTCCTCGATCGGCTCTGCCGTCAACTCCAACGGTGCCTCCATCACCAGCCGTGTCGGATCCGAGGTCAACTCTGCCGTCTCCACTGCCGAAGCCGCCGCCAGCTCTGCCCTCAGCAGCATCTCCAGCGAGGCGGCTTCCAAGGCCAGCTCAGCCCGCTCCGCCCTCGAGTCCAAGACCGGCTCGCTTGCCAGCAGCGCCGCCTCTGCCACCTCATCTCCCTCCGACGGTGCTGCCGACTCTGCTGCCATCCCCGCTCTCGGTGCCGTCGGTGCTGGTCTCTTCGCCCTCGCCGGCCTTTTGTAA